The Enhydrobacter sp. sequence CTCCCTCCGCCTCGCCGCGGAGCGCGATCCAGTCGCCGATCAGGCCAAGACCGAGGCCGGTGACGGCGAGCAGCACCGTGTGCGGCAGGCGCAAACGTTCGGCCAGCGGCACCAGCAGGCTGACGATCGTCAGCACCATCGCGAGCGCGAGGAGCGCGTAAAGGACAGCAGTCACGCCACAAACTTACTTGAAGCGCCGGCCTTGTCGACCCGCCAGCGCACAGCGCCTATAAGGCGCGCCATGCCGATCGTCGACTTTCCGGAACTCAGGGCGTCGCTGGTGCGCGACGGCCGTCTGATGGCGTTCGACGTGGGGACCAGAACGATCGGCGTGGCGACTTCCGACGTGCGACGCACGCTCGCCACGCCGCTTCTCGTCCTCAAGCGCTCCAGGCTCGCGGCGGACCTCGAGCGTCTGGCCGACCTCTCCGGCAAGCACGAGGTGAAGGCGCTCGTGCTTGGTCTGCCGCTCAACATGGACGGCAGCGAGGGGCCGCGCTGCCAGTCGGTGCGCCAGTTCGCGGCCAATATCGCAGCCCACGGGCCGCCTGCCCTGGCCGCCCTGCCCATCGTCCTGCAGGACGAGCGGCTGAGCACGGCGGCGGTAACGCGGGGCATGATCGAGGACTACGACATGAGCCGCGCCAAGCGCGCCGAACGGGTCGATGCCGCGGCCGCCGCCTGGATCCTCGAAAGCGCCCTCGCCCGCCTCGCGTGATCACTTGACGACGATTTCGTGGGTCAGTTCCTCGCTGCCCTCGGCCGAGCGGACATCGAACTCGATCTCCCATCGTCCCGGCGCCAGAAAGGACAGGCCATCCACCCGATATCGGCCGTCGGCGCCGCCACTCACCTTGAGGTGCTGGCTCGGAGTCTTCGCGTCGAGGCGCTCGGCCCCCACCTTGACCAGTTCGGCCGCATCGCCCGATTTCGTGCAGACATTCATGATGAGGGAAACCGGCTCGCCCACCTCGATCGGCATCGGGTCGGGCCGAAACGCGATCATGTAGCGCTCGGAAAACACCACCCAGCCGGTTCCGTGCCCCAGATCCATCGGACAGTCGGCTTTGGCCGTCGCCGCGCCGACCAGGGCCGCGCAGAACGAAAGACTCGCAACAAGACCACGCATTTCAACTTTTCTTAGCACCTGCTCTCGCCGGCGTCGTCACCCATGTGTAGTTGAAGCTGATGGAGACGCGCTCGCCGGCATAGCGCGCGGGCGGCACCTCGTGGCGCAACCAGCTCTCGAACAATATGAGATCGCTGGACCGCGCAGCCATGCTGACGAAAGAACGCATGGCCCGGGGCGCATCCGCGCGTCGCGGCGGGGCCGCCATCAGACGCGATAGCCGCGGATCCTCGAACTTGAGCGCGCCCGCCCCTTTCGGCACCACGACATAGTAGGTGCCGCTGATGAACGATGCGGGGTGCAGATGCAAGGAATGTCCGATGCCGCCCGGCATCCGGTTCAGCCAGCAGTCGGACATCGCCACGCGCCGGCGCGAGAGATCATACTGCAGCGATCGGACAAAAAGGGCGACATGTCGATCGATGTGGCGTCGCAGCCTGTCGAACAGCGGCGAAACCAGATGCAGCCGATCGAGCGATCCGTAAGAAGTGTAGCCGCCGACATAGTGCTTCGCCGACCACCGCCGGCCGGCCATGTCCGATGCGGCGATCGCCTCGCACTCGTCGTGGAGTCTCTGATCGAAATGTGCGTTCGCAGCGGAGGTCAGCGGAGCGCGATAGACGAGTGTCGGAAATAGGGCATGGATCGCCATGACGTGATTATCCGTGATGAGGGGACCGCATGCTATGGTTTCGCATGTCACGCGCTGCAACGATCGGACGCCGCCGCGTCCTCCTGCTGGGAAGCGCCCTGGCCATTGCGTCGCCAGGCCGTGCGGCGTGGGCGCTCGAACAGCTCAAGATCGGCAGCGAGCGCGGCACGATCGACTTCTCGATCGGCGACTCCAAGCTCTTTCGCACCACGGGTTCGTTCAAGGACTGGCGCGGCATGATCGATGTCGACCGTGCCGATGTCTCGAAGAGCCGCGTCGACGTGCGGGTGAACACCACGAGCATCGAGATGCTCGACAAGCAGCAGACCGACATGCTGAAGGGCGCCGATTTCTTCGACGTGGACAAGTTTCCCGAGATGATTTTCAAGTCGACGAACATCGAGCGTGTGAGCGAGGACAAGCTCAAGGTCATGGGCGACATCACCCTGCGTGGCATCACGAAGCCGATGCAGCTCGACGTCGAGGTGGCCGACCGCCGGCCGGACGCGCCGCCGGGGACGCGCTATGCGCGCTTTCTCGGCCAGGGACAGATCAAGCGGTCGGAGTTCGGCATGACGAAGTTCGTCGATGTCGTGGGCGACACGGTCGACATTTCCATCCGCGCCGATGCCTGGCGCTGAGGCGCACGGGCAGCGGCCGACCCTCGGCTATCGGCCGGTCGCCAAGGGGCTGCACTGGATCACGGCGGCGGCGGTGTTCGGCCTTCTCGCGCTCGGCCTTTGGATGACCGACCTGCCCATCGGGCTCACCAAGCTCGAGGCCTATGCCTGGCACAAATGGATCGGCCTCACCGTGTTCCTTCTCACCGTGGCACGGCTCATCTGGCGCTGGCATGCGCCACCGCCGCCTTTGCCCGACGCCGTCACCCGATGGGAGCGCCGGCTGGCGCCGGTCTCACACGCCGCACTGCTCGTTCTGCTCGTGGCGCTGCCGATCACCGGCTGGCTCATGAGCTCTGCAGGGGGCGTCGAGATCTTCTGGTTCGGCCTCGTGCCGCTGCCGAACCCGGTGCCCCGCGATGCCGGCCTGTTCGAGCGCCTGCGGACCGCCCATCACTGGCTGGCCTGGACGCTCATGGCCGTTCTCGCTCTCCACGTCGCGGCGGTGATCCGCCACGACGTCCTGCGCCGCGACGGCGTCTTCCGCCGCATGTGGCCGTCGCGATAGCCGCTACTGCGGCCGTGGACCGATGTAGTTCGATTGCGGGCGGATGATGCGCCCACCCTTCTCCTGCTCGAAGATGTGGGCGCACCAGCCCGCGGCCCGACCCACCGCGAACAAGGCGGTGAAGGCCTCGCGCGGCACGTCCAGGGCTTCGAGCAGCAGTGCGGTGTAGTATTCGACGTTGGTCTCGAGCCGCTGCCCCGGCTTGTGGCGGCGCAGGGCCGCGATCGCGCCCTTCTCGACCGCCGCGGCAAAGGCCAGCCGTCCCGCCGTCGACGGCAACGTCGCCACCGCGGCCTTCAGCACATCCGCCCGCGGGTCGCGCACCTTGTAGACACGGTGGCCGAAACCCATCAGTCGCACGCCCTTGGCGAAGGCGTCGTCGAACCACGCTTCGGCCCGCGCGGCATCGCCGATCTCGTCCAGCATGTCGAGCACCGGCCCCGGCGCGCCGCCATGCAACGGGCCCTTGAGGGCGCACAGGCCCGCGAGCACCGCCGAGATCAGGCCGGCGCGGGTGGAAGCGACGACGCGGGCGGTGAAGGTCGACGCATTGAATCCATGATCCGCCACCGTGGCGAGATAGGTGTCGAGCCCCTTCTCGAAGACGGCCCCGGCGCGCTGGCCGCGCAGCATGCGCAGAAAATCCTGCGCCGTCGTGAGCGCGGGATCGGGCGCGATCGCCGACAGGCCGCGGCGCGCGTTGAGCAACGCCGTCAGGAACACGGGCATCGCGCCACAGACGAGATAGTGATGAGGCATCGGATCGGAGTCCGCCAGCATGCCGATCCCGACGCGCAGCGCTTCGATCGGGCTCAGCGCCGCCGTCGCCGCCAGCAGCCGCGGCACATCGGCGAAGGCCCTGACCCGCGCGGCGGCCAGGCCCTCGCGGACGGCCGTCTCGTCGCCGCCGCCCTCGCCATGGCCTGTCCACAGCAAGGCGGCGACGCCTTCGAAGCCGCGGTGCGCGACCAGCTCCTCGAGGCCGTGCCCGCGGACGACCAGCCGGCCCGCCTCGCCGTCGACCTCGCTCATCACCGTATCGGCCACGATCACGCCATCGAGGCCACTGTCCACGCGTGTCTGCAGCATCTGGATGTCCCTTTCCCAATCCGCAAGGAACATCCGGTCGCACAAATATATTGTCAATATTGATTGGCCTCATCAATAATAAATCATGAGCACCGAATGGATCAGCTCCGCCGAGGCGGCGCGCCGATTGGGGATCTCTCCGGCCACGCTTTATGCCTATGTCAGTCGCGGCCTGCTGCGATCCGAGGGAACGTCGGGACGTCGCGAGCGCCGGTATCGGGCCGACGATGTCGCCCGGCTGAAACGGCGGCGCGCCGTCGGGCGCAAGGCCGAATCGATTGCCGCCAACGCCCTGGACTTCGGCACCCCGGTGCTGGAGTCGTCCCTCACATTCATCGAAGGCGGTCGACTCCATTATCGTGGTCACGATGCCGCCCGGCTGGCGCGCAGCCATTCGCTGGAGCAGGTCGCGCAGCTCCTGTGGGAGTGCGACGATCGGCCTTTCGACGCCGGGAACCTGCCGGCTCCGTCGGCCGCATTGCGCACCGCCTGGAGTGCCACCGCGACGCTCTCCACGGTCGATCGCTGCCTGATCCTGCTGCCGGCGGCGGCGCGCTGGGACCATCCGAGCTGGGTCGAGGACCGCGCCGCCATGCTGGAGACGGCGGTTCGCATCCTGCGCCTGCTGACGGCTGCCGTGACGACGGAGCCGGCCTCGGCCCTGCCCGTCCATGAGCAACTCGCTGCGGCATGGCAGGTGCCCGCCGGCCACGTGCCCTTGATCCGCGCGGCGTTGGTCCTGTCGGCCGATCACGAGTTCAACGCCTCGACCTTCGCCGCCCGCGTCGTCGCCTCGACCGGCGCCCACCTCTATGCCGCCACGACGGCGGGACTCGCGG is a genomic window containing:
- the ruvX gene encoding Holliday junction resolvase RuvX, with protein sequence MPIVDFPELRASLVRDGRLMAFDVGTRTIGVATSDVRRTLATPLLVLKRSRLAADLERLADLSGKHEVKALVLGLPLNMDGSEGPRCQSVRQFAANIAAHGPPALAALPIVLQDERLSTAAVTRGMIEDYDMSRAKRAERVDAAAAAWILESALARLA
- a CDS encoding TIGR02466 family protein, producing MAIHALFPTLVYRAPLTSAANAHFDQRLHDECEAIAASDMAGRRWSAKHYVGGYTSYGSLDRLHLVSPLFDRLRRHIDRHVALFVRSLQYDLSRRRVAMSDCWLNRMPGGIGHSLHLHPASFISGTYYVVVPKGAGALKFEDPRLSRLMAAPPRRADAPRAMRSFVSMAARSSDLILFESWLRHEVPPARYAGERVSISFNYTWVTTPARAGAKKS
- a CDS encoding YceI family protein is translated as MSRAATIGRRRVLLLGSALAIASPGRAAWALEQLKIGSERGTIDFSIGDSKLFRTTGSFKDWRGMIDVDRADVSKSRVDVRVNTTSIEMLDKQQTDMLKGADFFDVDKFPEMIFKSTNIERVSEDKLKVMGDITLRGITKPMQLDVEVADRRPDAPPGTRYARFLGQGQIKRSEFGMTKFVDVVGDTVDISIRADAWR
- a CDS encoding cytochrome b — protein: MPGAEAHGQRPTLGYRPVAKGLHWITAAAVFGLLALGLWMTDLPIGLTKLEAYAWHKWIGLTVFLLTVARLIWRWHAPPPPLPDAVTRWERRLAPVSHAALLVLLVALPITGWLMSSAGGVEIFWFGLVPLPNPVPRDAGLFERLRTAHHWLAWTLMAVLALHVAAVIRHDVLRRDGVFRRMWPSR
- a CDS encoding citrate synthase/methylcitrate synthase, whose protein sequence is MLQTRVDSGLDGVIVADTVMSEVDGEAGRLVVRGHGLEELVAHRGFEGVAALLWTGHGEGGGDETAVREGLAAARVRAFADVPRLLAATAALSPIEALRVGIGMLADSDPMPHHYLVCGAMPVFLTALLNARRGLSAIAPDPALTTAQDFLRMLRGQRAGAVFEKGLDTYLATVADHGFNASTFTARVVASTRAGLISAVLAGLCALKGPLHGGAPGPVLDMLDEIGDAARAEAWFDDAFAKGVRLMGFGHRVYKVRDPRADVLKAAVATLPSTAGRLAFAAAVEKGAIAALRRHKPGQRLETNVEYYTALLLEALDVPREAFTALFAVGRAAGWCAHIFEQEKGGRIIRPQSNYIGPRPQ
- a CDS encoding citrate/2-methylcitrate synthase; protein product: MSTEWISSAEAARRLGISPATLYAYVSRGLLRSEGTSGRRERRYRADDVARLKRRRAVGRKAESIAANALDFGTPVLESSLTFIEGGRLHYRGHDAARLARSHSLEQVAQLLWECDDRPFDAGNLPAPSAALRTAWSATATLSTVDRCLILLPAAARWDHPSWVEDRAAMLETAVRILRLLTAAVTTEPASALPVHEQLAAAWQVPAGHVPLIRAALVLSADHEFNASTFAARVVASTGAHLYAATTAGLAAISGPRHGGLTRRVASLFAEVAAADDPESALVERAGGDARLPGFGHPLYPDGDVRAATLFALLREILPHSPELALAERLATIGARLARAEPNIDFAMATLERVLDLPKDSALALFLLGRTVGWIAHALEQAASGALIRPRARYIGPRPAA